The Aptenodytes patagonicus chromosome 19, bAptPat1.pri.cur, whole genome shotgun sequence genome contains the following window.
AGTAAAAGTGCAAGAATGCTATAGATCCAGGTTGTGCGCTGCTTTAACATTTTATATGGGGTTAGACTGTTCAGTACAAACCAAGTACTTTGGTAGTACAAAGGTAGTATGGAAAAAGCCCAGCACAATCAAAAGGCACTTACATTGTAAGGTAGCCACCTTAAGGGATTCCTTATCTCCTGTTTCTCTAGCTGTTTATTCAAACAATGATGGGCTGTATTTGGACAGGGAAGGTATGTACCATTTTGATCATATACACTTACAGAAATGCTAAGGAATTAAGTACCAGTGACACAGCATTTATGAAAAAGGGTTGACAGTTTCCTTATGCTATGAAAGGTCTGGTGTGAAAGATACATGTTTTTACACATAATTaaactgaaacaggaaaataccATACAAAGCAAGTCTTTCTGTAGCAGAGCCCTTGAGGGCAGCTGAGTGCACATGAGACCACCTGGTTACAGTCCTGAGGTAAAAGCAAACACTTCTATTGCGCCTTCATAACAATGTCAGAGGCCCAATGGTGATGCTGCTGTTTGTCACTCGGATCCCATACCATCCTGCCCAGAATTGGGTGTCTTGGCCTCCATGCTGAAACCAGATGTAACGAACTCCAGCTGGGTAATTCTGGAAGGTGTGAGAAAtctggagagaaagaagaaaattcctCTTAATTTGCCTAAGTAAACCAGCACTGACCTAGAAGCTAGGACAACTACAGTATGGAAGTCTTGGTCTCAGGAAAAGCTCATTCTAAGATATCTTTATCTTTCATTGAAAGTGCATCATACCCGTTTTTGAGGGACAGGAAAAAAGCCTCTTTTATTCAACCTTCTGCCCCGAAATCCTCTCCAAGTCAAACATAACATTAAGCTTGATTCTTAGGTACGTTTCTCATGTAAGCAACAATGTAATGGAGAATCTACAGCCAGTCAAACAAGTTAAACACGTTTAGCAGTTTAAGAAAAGTAACATCAGCAATACTTTAAATTACATCCATGCAgtagttttaaaacaaagctttttgaTCCAATAAAAACAAGAACTGTGCTCTTGTAACTTAGTTATTTAGACAAAAACttaagtgaaaaacagaaataattaaagaGACTGAGCTAAAATAACACAGAAGCCTGGGGGATACTCTTTAGAAAACCCTGGGCACCTACAAACTGAACCTAGCTCTTTCATGGCACTACTGCTTCTTCAGCATTGTCAACAGCAAGGATTGACTTACCTTTTGTATTGAATAGAGGAGGCTGAAGAGCAGAGAAGGTAGGTCCGCTTGGGACTTTTGGCCAGGTAAGACTTGCAAGATTCAAGTGTCAATACCGATGTAAAGCTActgcccacagggctgctgcttaCCTCTCTCCACATCGCATCATTCCACTGTTCTATAACCACCGGCTCGGGGTGGAAATCGTCAAGGACAATGTAGTCTTCAGAAAGCAGCCTCACTCTAAGTTCATAGCGACATCCACAGTCAAATCTGGCAGCATACCTAGAGAGGCAGGGAGTAATCGAGGAGCAAGGTTGTATATACACTGTTCAGTTTTCTTTAGTGTTCGAAAACAGTCTCCAAAGGGATCCCCGTctgcagaggaaaaggaatgtcATCCCCATAGCTATGAAGAAGTTCTAAAACTTCCAGCTATCCTGCTCTTCACAGGATTGCCGCCTCCTTACAGCCCACTGAATAAACTTAGATTTAGCTTATGCTTTACTCAAGAGCTGCAACTCCCAAAGGACAGAGAACTGATTTTATAGCATGAAAAGCTTGAGAGGCCTAGCTTATCTCTAGGCCAACGCCAGAAATTCTAGTTTTTAGTGCATTACACTTACCAATCCTTGACTACAATTTCAGGCCGTTTCTCATCCATCAACTGATTCCAGTATCCTTCTTTCTGCAGGGTAATGAGTTGAGACTTGAAGCACGGCCTGCAACAGCAATAGAAATATTCACAACTTCACAAAACACATCTCTTCCCTCTCAATGTCCACACTGTGCCCGACAGCTTTACTCTTGCCAAAAGCTCACCCAGACCTTGAAGGCCTGCAAGACTGACATGGCTAAGGCATGCCTTTTTCCATAGCCAGAACTAGACAAGGTAGTGAACCGATTAGCTTCACTTCCAGATAAAAGGAATAGTTACCTACAAGCTGGATTAAGAGGGGTCCCTGCGCTTGTATAGCATACATTGGTAACAGGGAACTACTGTTTAATGGATGTAAAAGCAGCTAATCCTCCTCTGTTGACAGCTTTTATTGCAAGCTGTTAGTATGACAAACGCACCTACCACTCTTAGAGGTTACAGAGCTTTGACCTTGTCAGGTAAGCGCATCTGATGGGCTTGCCAAACCTTAACCTTTGCCCACCACCTTTGGTAGAAGAGAAGCAGAGACCCCATGTGGATTATCATGACTATAAAAAAGTGACAGGAAATACTTATAGCATGTGCCCCAATTAGTTCTCTCAGCAGTACACCTGTCTCTTTAGACTAACAGTATAAAAGATTAATTAAGCTCCTTCCTTTTCCCACACATGCAGTAAGGTTCAGTGACCTGCCTCAAGCCTTCTACCCGTAGTGCCTTTGCAGACAGACAGGAGGAAGCAGGTCTCCCAGTTCCAGATTACTAGGATCCAGTTCTTACCCGTACGAAGTGACAAAGTATTTGTGTACTTTGGGGTCTGGCATCTCTTTTCCATGAGGTCCAGGCATATCCTCAATCTTCCATTTATCTCCGTCATTATCATCAAGTTTCCAGTGCTGAAAGTTCTCTAAAAACATAGATGTCAAAGATGAGCGTTAGGACCTCACTTCAGTTTCCAGCAGTATCTTTGCTTTTGTTAAAGAATCAGCTACAGAAGAATACTAGGAACCTACTTTGATGAGTTTTCAGATACACTGTGTTCTTCCTAGAGCTGAAAGCGACTCCTGTCTTTATATTGCCATTACTTTTAACGTGGCTGCCAGCAGCTAGGGCAATAGGTAGCAAGTTTCTTACCACATCAGAAACTCATAATCAGTAATAAAGTAGAATTACTGTAGTTGTATTAATCAAGTCTTTGACAACAAAAATGCCCCAGCTGCCCAAATGTTTAATCCAAATACCTGATAGTTTCATTACCACATTGTACTTGCTGTGCAAATTAACCGTCACTGAGCGCAGTGCTGGGGCCTTAGCGACTCCTCTGGTCGCAACCACAGATACGTATTTACCAATACTTTGTCCACCCACGGCAGTTTTATTGCAGATGTTTACTTGTGGATCTGACCCAGCAGAGATCCATCAGTAGCCGGGGACAGTcccacaccaccagcagcacttGAGTAATGCAGGACACTGACTCATTCTGACCCTTACGAAACTCTCTTAGCTCTCTaccataaataattaaacaaaccTTCAGCACAGGGGTTTTTGATTAAGTTTCTCTTCAAGTTGCAGAGCATATAGAAGACCTTCCAGTCAGAGATGCTTCTGTCCAAGTTCTGAATATAAAAGCCCTCGCGCTGGCACTTGCGTTTCCATAGGGTGGTCAGATCCACCACGTACCGCCACTGCGTGCTGACCAGTCTGCAGGTGCAGATCAGAtcctgggctgggagcagcgAAAGCAGCTCCACCAGGACGTCTTCGGGGAGGTCGCAAATGGTTGTCATCTCGACCGATAGCTTCAGTGACGGGCCGCAGGGGTACGCGATGGAAAATCCCCGGGCGCCGACAGCACAGAGCTTCGGGAAATAAGCAGAGTTTTTACTAGTTACTAACAGAACTACACGACAAACCGCCTGCCCCAGGCTGCCGGGCCGCCCCGGCGCCCCGAGCGGGACGGAGCCGCGCCACGGGCCATGGCCCCGCCGAGCGCCAGGGCGGCGCGCCCCTCGCCCCGGCCCCACCTGGGCTCCGCCCGTCTGCGCCCTCCGGACGCGGAtgtgaggcggcggcggcggcccttCCGCAGCGGGCGGAGCGCGGGGCGGGCAGCCGGGGAAGGAGGCGGCGCCGTGCGGggccgcggcctccccgccccgcggaCCCTGCCCTTTATcagggcggcgcggcccggccccgccccggcccgcccgccacagacccgcggcc
Protein-coding sequences here:
- the LOC143169038 gene encoding F-box only protein 6-like translates to MTTICDLPEDVLVELLSLLPAQDLICTCRLVSTQWRYVVDLTTLWKRKCQREGFYIQNLDRSISDWKVFYMLCNLKRNLIKNPCAEENFQHWKLDDNDGDKWKIEDMPGPHGKEMPDPKVHKYFVTSYGPCFKSQLITLQKEGYWNQLMDEKRPEIVVKDWYAARFDCGCRYELRVRLLSEDYIVLDDFHPEPVVIEQWNDAMWREISHTFQNYPAGVRYIWFQHGGQDTQFWAGWYGIRVTNSSITIGPLTLL